The Mesomycoplasma flocculare ATCC 27399 genome includes a window with the following:
- a CDS encoding ligand-binding sensor domain-containing protein: MNNFYEEKNKKLIFHNIKNKYWNYFSLELDASQCSFIYSSDQNFFSEFRKILEKENSYNGFILEDNKPYEYGKNTCFSDFLTKEIFDKNKKKLVIDVLLSFWKTEPFKIKTNTTRKYILYLTIKNIDTFLKYFETEINSLLDNPSWTLKFVELVRKIQNEYQILNENFHNLYIKTELNPNIEQKNLNEKLKLSAPYLENKFDNLKFNEISAQNALEIIKNDIKNVINQHNSVINSLDSDPYKIKIFITGYNCFLSLIKESDNFRWLSSRQIFKIYHKFERWLGKLLNQKTIENILSVQNFFNKTFAEEFWIFWKQNYQQKILEERNKKAQKHFKIKKINYFHKENPYYQNLKMNSKALHRANILWQHEIIKMEKKKLKKKFENSFFVKWIWIASIENKLRKLNEKFTKIEYKNYFIFLKDILNDLKNFFYFRNLKKIDLFLQKNQFLIFCFENKINFEFLYKNYGNLSQDNLFFLETKKIQMGNYSRFLFDENSFFLETNYKQKLFQHFFSVEESPAQLFIFSRRTIKPIRDFSIIFVENGILVEYIREIDLPLTPKTAFAKFFYQNSAFDRTNLHLLETQLYKQLQNEVFQKNSAGISNNFESFANPRTPIKNAKLEFNSDSKKFSLKKDIIVIDLL, from the coding sequence ATGAATAATTTTTATGAGGAAAAAAATAAAAAACTTATTTTTCATAATATAAAAAATAAGTACTGAAATTATTTCAGTCTTGAATTAGATGCTAGTCAATGTAGTTTTATTTACTCATCTGATCAAAACTTTTTTAGTGAATTTAGAAAAATTCTTGAAAAGGAAAACAGTTATAACGGATTTATTCTTGAAGATAATAAACCTTATGAATATGGCAAAAACACTTGTTTTTCCGATTTTTTAACAAAAGAAATTTTTGATAAAAACAAAAAAAAACTCGTAATTGACGTGCTTTTATCATTTTGAAAAACAGAACCTTTCAAAATTAAAACCAACACAACTAGAAAATACATTTTATATTTAACAATCAAAAATATTGATACCTTTTTAAAATATTTCGAAACAGAAATTAACTCTCTTTTAGATAATCCAAGCTGAACACTTAAATTTGTTGAATTGGTTAGAAAAATTCAAAACGAGTATCAAATTTTAAACGAAAATTTTCATAATTTATATATAAAAACTGAACTTAACCCAAATATTGAACAAAAAAATTTAAATGAAAAACTAAAATTAAGTGCCCCTTATTTGGAAAATAAATTTGATAATTTAAAATTTAATGAAATTAGCGCACAAAATGCCCTTGAAATTATCAAAAATGACATAAAAAACGTCATAAATCAACATAATTCAGTCATAAATTCTTTGGATTCTGACCCATATAAAATCAAAATTTTCATTACTGGATATAATTGTTTTCTTAGCCTAATTAAAGAAAGCGACAATTTTCGTTGACTGAGTTCTCGACAAATTTTTAAAATTTATCATAAATTTGAGCGCTGACTAGGGAAACTATTAAATCAGAAAACTATTGAAAATATTTTAAGTGTGCAAAATTTTTTCAATAAAACTTTTGCTGAAGAATTTTGAATTTTTTGAAAACAAAATTACCAGCAAAAAATCCTTGAAGAAAGAAACAAAAAAGCTCAGAAACACTTTAAAATCAAGAAAATAAACTATTTTCATAAGGAAAATCCGTATTATCAAAATCTAAAAATGAATAGCAAAGCTTTGCATCGCGCAAATATTTTGTGACAGCACGAAATAATTAAAATGGAAAAGAAAAAGCTAAAAAAGAAGTTTGAAAATTCCTTTTTCGTGAAATGGATTTGGATTGCCTCTATTGAAAATAAATTACGAAAATTAAACGAAAAGTTTACAAAAATAGAATATAAAAATTACTTTATTTTTTTAAAAGATATATTAAATGATTTAAAAAACTTTTTTTATTTCCGTAATTTAAAGAAAATTGATTTGTTTTTACAAAAAAACCAATTTCTTATTTTTTGTTTTGAAAACAAAATTAATTTTGAATTCCTTTATAAAAATTATGGTAATTTATCGCAAGATAATTTATTTTTTTTAGAAACAAAAAAAATACAAATGGGAAATTATTCCCGTTTTTTATTTGATGAAAATTCATTTTTCCTTGAAACAAATTACAAACAGAAACTTTTCCAACACTTTTTCAGTGTAGAAGAAAGTCCTGCTCAGCTTTTTATTTTTTCGCGAAGAACAATAAAACCAATCCGTGATTTTAGTATAATTTTTGTCGAAAACGGAATATTAGTCGAATACATTCGTGAAATCGACTTACCCTTAACACCAAAAACAGCTTTTGCTAAATTTTTCTACCAAAACAGCGCTTTTGACCGAACAAATTTACATTTACTTGAAACTCAGTTATACAA